A stretch of Spirochaetales bacterium DNA encodes these proteins:
- a CDS encoding tetratricopeptide repeat protein: MKKNASLLIDMLLSGILLILLPGCLGLRDIGLKPGDDLVRKGLDQIRNGEWDAARRSFTDAMYEYDTASVTDDNAYGWCYYGFGVITLHDNDQDAAMTKLLKAKEYFEKDSEPNHYGLGLTKLRIGLIYRDKKELAAAKDNLTGALEDLKKSGVKDASAIFLASHAAGYVLINLREFREAETHLISAEKSYNDVQPPKPVMLAEIYFNLGTVYINTKDYLSAKKYLLQSAGIFEQQPGTDKKIYGDLYYYIGAIYYDEKDAKQADKYLRLAHLNYSQALALYRDAGKSDVVKQIENQLKRIEKVFE, translated from the coding sequence ATGAAAAAAAACGCCTCATTATTAATCGATATGCTTTTATCAGGTATTCTTTTGATACTGTTACCGGGCTGTCTCGGTCTTCGCGACATCGGTCTCAAACCCGGCGACGACCTTGTGCGGAAGGGCCTGGACCAGATACGAAACGGCGAATGGGATGCCGCGCGCAGGAGTTTCACGGATGCCATGTATGAGTACGATACGGCGAGCGTCACAGACGATAACGCCTATGGCTGGTGTTATTATGGTTTCGGCGTTATCACCTTGCATGACAATGATCAGGATGCCGCCATGACGAAGCTTTTGAAAGCGAAGGAGTATTTTGAGAAAGATTCGGAACCCAATCACTATGGTCTCGGGCTCACTAAATTGAGAATCGGACTCATTTATAGAGACAAAAAGGAGCTTGCCGCGGCAAAAGATAATCTCACGGGAGCGCTCGAAGACCTGAAGAAATCGGGCGTCAAAGACGCTTCGGCCATTTTTCTTGCTTCACACGCGGCGGGGTATGTTTTAATCAATTTGAGAGAATTCCGGGAAGCCGAGACCCACCTTATTTCGGCGGAAAAAAGCTATAACGACGTGCAGCCGCCGAAGCCGGTCATGCTGGCCGAAATCTACTTCAACCTTGGCACCGTTTATATCAACACAAAAGATTACTTATCGGCAAAAAAATATCTTCTTCAGTCTGCCGGTATATTCGAACAGCAGCCGGGGACGGATAAAAAGATCTACGGCGATCTGTATTACTATATCGGCGCCATATATTATGATGAAAAGGATGCAAAGCAGGCGGACAAGTACCTGCGACTCGCCCATCTCAATTACAGCCAGGCGCTGGCGCTTTACAGGGATGCCGGGAAAAGTGATGTCGTCAAACAGATCGAAAACCAGTTGAAGCGCATCGAAAAGGTATTCGAATAG